In Mytilus edulis chromosome 7, xbMytEdul2.2, whole genome shotgun sequence, a single genomic region encodes these proteins:
- the LOC139483467 gene encoding uncharacterized protein, which yields MVKDNNDIDKKKSTNRQEHILEENININEDSQCILKYDQVMQSQPKHEEGGHKDLKHFIKLNSSQNQLSQSELELLSNTIDRLTPNNIYCQNNLLTLELKYKQYRYWMTRKHDEGEDRERDSNKEGNSFEDTLSNCVKKQILKKAQYTQTDDLSLEKTSNLTKRKEVNDQSTQTSNDKQTPIHFDQEHEWNMHFAQTAINHRNTVKAGDEHIDPGFLEGTQLKGKTRTEKLQEAKRCTRAYENNNIGRDSLKHTEKKAYVKTKTSNYKKIKKEQQIKKIKHKLITDKKESYTSKRNMMSTIKRKDKLVEMRVLPKTMSWGKDVKLRWKRPKAKRFHSKTLGRSDWNLNLDKNDVHTECLVTGTPFGIATIND from the coding sequence ATGGTTAAAGACAATAATGACATAGATAAAAAGAAGTCAACAAACAGACAGGAACATATTTTAGAAGAAAACATAAATATCAATGAAGATTCACAGTGTATACTAAAATACGACCAGGTCATGCAATCGCAACCCAAACACGAGGAAGGAGGACATAAAGACTTGAAACATTTTATCAAGTTAAATTCATCCCAAAATCAGTTAAGTCAATCAGAACTAGAATTGCTTAGTAACACCATTGACCGCCTTACTCCAAATAATATATACTGCCAAAATAACCTGTTGACTCTTGAACTCAAGTATAAACAATATCGTTACTGGATGACCCGTAAGCATGATGAAGGAGAAGATAGGGAAAGAGATAGTAATAAAGAGGGAAACAGTTTTGAAGATACTCTGAGTAACTGCGTCAAAAAACAAATTCTAAAGAAAGCACAATATACACAAACTGATGACCTATCATTGGAAAAAACATCCAATCTTACAAAAAGAAAGGAGGTGAACGATCAAAGTACACAAACATCAAATGATAAACAAACTCCAATACACTTTGATCAAGAACATGAATGGAACATGCATTTTGCTCAGACAGCCATCAACCATCGCAATACAGTCAAAGCAGGAGATGAACATATTGATCCTGGTTTTCTTGAAGGAACACAATTAAAAGGAAAAACACGTACAGAAAAACTTCAGGAAGCAAAGAGATGTACAAGAGCATACGAGAACAACAATATAGGTCGAGATAGTTTGAAACATACAGAAAAGAAAGCTTACGTAAAGACTAAAACGTCCAactacaagaaaataaaaaaggaacaACAGATTAAAAAGATAAAGCACAAGTTAATCACCGACAAAAAAGAAAGTTATACAAGTAAAAGAAATATGATGAGCACAATTAAAAGAAAGGACAAACTCGTAGAAATGAGAGTGTTACCAAAAACAATGAGTTGGGGTAAAGACGTGAAACTTAGATGGAAGAGACCTAAGGCTAAAAGATTCCATAGTAAAACATTGGGGAGATCGGATTGGAACTTGAACCTTGACAAAAATGATGTTCATACTGAATGTTTGGTGACGGGCACACCATTTGGTATTGCTACAATCAACGATTGA